One window of the Paenibacillus beijingensis genome contains the following:
- a CDS encoding SAM-dependent methyltransferase yields the protein MSHWIGTANRNYASYAMEELRKRFQGMNISQLAPGETFKMEIPLDRQEVLTEIHRSEPVFLRYLQPVDGSRTISGDADDLDWLSDAVRLSRSKLEGQRTGIHVRRAEGSPFAYSAADTKAVLDAVLAESGAEPEVRSPDMLVAVYAGREQLYIGIGSVADMLSDWPGGAVRFQREEGQISRAKFKLLEAEREFGLNYADFSEALDIGAAPGGWTSLLLERGLRVTAVDPAELHPSLLQYRTLTVLKKNASEVKFVPETFDLLVCDMSWSPMQMCRLVLDLTPSLKAGAAAIVTVKLMHRKPLQTIRDVIAKLEESFTVNRAKQLFHNREEITLYLTKK from the coding sequence GTGAGTCATTGGATTGGAACGGCTAACCGGAATTATGCATCCTATGCGATGGAGGAATTGCGCAAACGTTTCCAGGGGATGAATATTTCGCAGCTGGCTCCGGGTGAGACGTTCAAGATGGAAATACCGCTCGATCGCCAGGAGGTGCTGACGGAAATTCATCGCAGCGAGCCTGTTTTTTTGCGTTATTTGCAGCCTGTTGACGGATCGAGAACAATCTCCGGCGACGCCGACGATTTGGACTGGCTGTCGGACGCGGTCCGGCTTTCCCGCTCCAAGCTGGAAGGACAACGGACCGGAATTCATGTCAGACGCGCGGAAGGCAGTCCGTTTGCTTATTCCGCGGCCGATACGAAAGCAGTGCTCGACGCGGTGCTGGCGGAAAGCGGCGCGGAGCCGGAGGTCAGGTCGCCGGACATGCTCGTCGCCGTCTATGCGGGCCGCGAACAGCTGTATATCGGCATCGGCTCGGTTGCAGACATGCTTTCGGACTGGCCAGGAGGGGCGGTCCGGTTTCAGCGCGAAGAGGGCCAGATTTCGCGCGCGAAATTTAAGCTGCTGGAAGCGGAGCGGGAGTTCGGGCTTAACTATGCCGACTTTTCCGAAGCGCTCGATATCGGTGCAGCTCCGGGAGGCTGGACGTCGCTTCTGCTCGAAAGGGGACTGCGCGTGACGGCCGTCGATCCGGCCGAGCTGCATCCTTCGCTGCTTCAGTACCGGACGTTGACCGTGCTGAAAAAGAACGCCTCCGAAGTTAAGTTTGTCCCGGAAACTTTCGATCTGCTCGTTTGCGACATGAGCTGGAGTCCGATGCAAATGTGCAGGCTGGTGCTCGATTTGACGCCGTCGCTGAAAGCCGGCGCCGCAGCGATCGTCACCGTCAAGCTGATGCACCGCAAGCCGCTGCAAACGATCCGGGACGTAATCGCGAAGCTGGAAGAGTCCTTTACGGTAAACAGGGCGAAGCAGCTTTTTCACAACCGGGAGGAAATTACGCTTTACTTGACGAAGAAGTAA
- a CDS encoding ABC transporter ATP-binding protein produces MGEQSPQTVVDMNDLVLQRDERTILNGASLRISGGEQWVILGRNGSGKTTLLEMMTGYMFPTSGTVDVLGSRFGECDVREVRKRIGYISQSLIEKLSLSDPVWEVVATGEYAFLRFYQEIPEQVRLKAVGLLHEVGLGAAALQPFGTLSQGERKKVLLARALMSEPELLIMDEPCSGLDLYEREKLLLETEKLASRRMTVIYVTHHMEEIMPMFSHVALIADGEVIAAGPKTEVLTPEVLSRAYGLPLEVDWSYGRPWLKVKPESGGIK; encoded by the coding sequence ATGGGGGAACAATCGCCGCAAACGGTTGTGGACATGAACGATTTAGTTTTGCAGCGCGATGAGAGGACGATTTTGAATGGGGCGAGCCTGCGTATTTCGGGGGGTGAACAGTGGGTCATTCTGGGGCGCAACGGTTCCGGAAAAACGACGCTGCTCGAGATGATGACGGGTTATATGTTTCCGACTTCGGGAACGGTCGACGTACTCGGCAGCCGGTTCGGCGAGTGCGACGTGAGGGAAGTACGCAAGCGGATCGGATACATCAGCCAGTCGCTCATCGAAAAGCTGTCGCTGAGCGACCCGGTGTGGGAAGTGGTCGCAACCGGCGAATATGCGTTTTTACGCTTTTATCAGGAAATTCCGGAACAAGTACGCCTCAAAGCGGTCGGTTTGCTGCACGAAGTCGGTCTTGGAGCTGCTGCTTTGCAGCCTTTCGGGACACTTTCGCAGGGAGAGCGCAAAAAAGTGCTGCTCGCCCGCGCGCTCATGTCGGAGCCGGAGCTGCTTATTATGGACGAGCCGTGCTCGGGCCTTGATCTGTATGAGCGTGAAAAGCTGCTGCTTGAGACGGAGAAGCTTGCTTCCCGCAGGATGACGGTCATCTATGTGACGCATCATATGGAAGAAATTATGCCGATGTTCTCCCACGTTGCGCTCATTGCGGACGGGGAAGTGATCGCCGCCGGTCCCAAAACCGAAGTGCTGACCCCGGAAGTGCTGAGCCGCGCCTACGGGCTCCCGCTGGAGGTGGACTGGAGTTATGGACGGCCGTGGCTGAAAGTAAAGCCGGAAAGCGGAGGGATAAAGTGA
- a CDS encoding cyclic-phosphate processing receiver domain-containing protein has product MIHVYLDDFRKCPQGFTAAKTAEECKLLIEAGPIGVLSLDYDLGWGEPTGYEVARHLVEIGKYPQEIYLHTSSDAGRMQMYELLSRHIPDGVKLFGGPMREERLREVAEGRGI; this is encoded by the coding sequence TTGATTCATGTTTATTTGGACGATTTCCGCAAATGCCCGCAAGGGTTTACGGCTGCCAAAACGGCGGAAGAATGCAAGCTGCTGATCGAAGCAGGTCCGATCGGCGTTCTGTCCCTGGATTACGATTTGGGCTGGGGAGAGCCGACAGGATATGAAGTCGCCAGGCATTTGGTGGAGATCGGGAAATATCCGCAGGAAATTTACTTGCATACTTCCAGCGATGCCGGCCGCATGCAGATGTATGAGCTGTTATCCCGACATATTCCGGACGGCGTAAAGCTGTTCGGAGGTCCGATGCGGGAGGAGCGGCTGCGCGAGGTGGCCGAAGGACGGGGGATATGA
- a CDS encoding ABC transporter ATP-binding protein: protein MRPQRNRTDSRNEGTGSIAPAVSGNNAIPGKASFKGILAYAKPHRKTFFGVFGCTLIAISADLLQPYLVKIAIDDNLMIGRNDYGMLLIICGIYLLLSLLSFLFSYLQSNLIQFAGQSIVARIRKDLFAHITRLSPSFFDRFSSGSLVTHVSSDTETINQFFTQVCLSLMRDGMTLIFIIVLMFQLDPVLAGYSMLLLPVIALIAVSFRSYMRKTYQASRSRLSRLIAFVAENLAGMNLIQAFHQEKEQQLEFDERNRFYYKANLREIRTSVLFNRSFDLLGNLSIAFLTWIGGRAVFHHTIEFGVLYAFITYIRQFFQPINAITQQWNTLQSASVSMERIWNLFRTEPDVKEAARPLSMPESPVQGQIDYNRVVFGYNAEEPVLKGLELHIAPGEMIGIVGTTGAGKSSLISLLCRFYDVQQGSVRIDGTDIRDIPLEQLQRTVGLVQQEPYLYSGSILDNVRLFDESISREDVISACRFVGADDLVRRLPAGYETMLSDKGSGLSAGERQLISFARIVVFQPAILILDEATANLDSRTEQTVQQALQAVSKGRTTLVIAHRLSTVMGADRIIVMSAGMIVEEGTHAQLLRMRGYYEQLYRHSQGSAEMGIG from the coding sequence ATGCGTCCGCAACGTAACCGCACAGACAGCCGAAACGAGGGCACAGGCAGTATCGCTCCCGCCGTATCCGGCAACAACGCGATACCGGGAAAAGCGTCTTTCAAAGGCATTCTCGCTTATGCCAAGCCGCACCGCAAAACATTCTTCGGCGTCTTCGGCTGCACGCTCATTGCCATTTCCGCCGATTTGCTGCAGCCTTATCTCGTCAAAATCGCCATCGACGACAACCTGATGATCGGCCGCAACGATTACGGCATGCTGCTTATTATTTGCGGCATTTATTTGCTGCTGTCGCTGCTCAGTTTCCTGTTCTCCTATTTGCAGAGCAACCTGATCCAATTCGCCGGCCAGAGCATCGTCGCCCGCATCCGCAAAGATCTGTTTGCGCATATTACGCGGTTGTCTCCGTCGTTTTTCGACCGCTTCTCCAGCGGAAGCCTCGTCACCCACGTGTCGAGCGACACCGAGACGATCAACCAGTTTTTTACGCAAGTTTGTCTCAGTCTCATGCGCGACGGTATGACGTTAATTTTTATTATCGTGCTGATGTTCCAGCTCGATCCCGTATTGGCCGGATACAGCATGTTGCTGCTGCCGGTCATTGCGCTGATTGCGGTCTCGTTCCGCTCCTATATGCGCAAAACGTACCAAGCGTCACGTTCCCGGCTCTCTCGCCTGATCGCTTTCGTGGCGGAAAATTTGGCAGGCATGAACCTTATTCAGGCGTTTCACCAGGAAAAGGAGCAGCAGCTCGAGTTTGACGAGCGGAACCGGTTCTATTACAAAGCGAATCTGCGGGAAATCCGCACAAGCGTGCTCTTCAACCGTTCCTTCGATCTGCTCGGCAATCTGTCCATCGCTTTTTTGACGTGGATCGGCGGCAGGGCGGTTTTTCATCACACGATCGAATTCGGCGTCTTGTACGCGTTCATTACGTATATCCGCCAGTTTTTTCAGCCGATCAACGCCATTACCCAGCAGTGGAACACGCTCCAATCGGCGTCGGTTTCAATGGAGCGGATCTGGAATCTGTTCCGCACGGAACCGGATGTGAAGGAAGCAGCCCGCCCATTATCGATGCCGGAATCACCAGTTCAGGGGCAAATCGATTACAACCGCGTCGTGTTCGGCTACAATGCGGAGGAACCGGTGCTGAAGGGGCTCGAACTTCATATCGCCCCTGGAGAAATGATCGGGATCGTCGGCACGACGGGCGCGGGCAAAAGCTCGCTGATCAGCCTGCTGTGCCGGTTTTATGACGTGCAGCAGGGCAGCGTGCGGATCGACGGCACCGACATCCGTGACATTCCGCTTGAGCAGCTGCAGCGGACGGTCGGGCTGGTGCAGCAGGAGCCGTATCTTTATTCCGGAAGCATCCTGGATAATGTGAGGCTGTTCGATGAAAGCATATCGAGGGAAGATGTCATTAGCGCCTGCCGTTTCGTCGGCGCGGACGATCTGGTGCGCAGGCTGCCCGCAGGCTATGAAACGATGCTGTCGGATAAAGGAAGCGGCTTGTCGGCCGGCGAAAGGCAGCTGATATCGTTTGCCCGGATCGTCGTATTCCAGCCGGCCATTCTTATACTGGACGAGGCGACGGCCAATCTCGATTCCCGGACAGAGCAGACGGTGCAGCAGGCGCTGCAGGCGGTTTCCAAGGGCAGAACGACACTTGTTATCGCCCACCGCCTCTCCACCGTTATGGGGGCCGACCGCATCATCGTAATGAGCGCCGGCATGATTGTCGAGGAAGGTACGCATGCGCAGCTGCTGCGCATGCGGGGTTACTACGAGCAGCTGTACCGGCATTCGCAGGGCAGCGCCGAGATGGGGATCGGGTAG
- a CDS encoding HAMP domain-containing sensor histidine kinase, whose translation MTLRKRFTLFTIFWLIFILILFNIFVYLFVIKITTRSEQQLMANKMNLILENTKIQSAGQLADPGLLREFYNVNELIRIVTPSGKTVNVQGSDNELLSIPATFQPIHQSGQMRVSGKRVLYTKFPLYVGTEIIGMLEIDRKLNSLDSYLQVLVVALAVTSSGAILFAIFGTYWFTSRLTAPIQHMVQTMREIDRSGKLRKIEMGDKEESAELLQLIRAFNQMIDRLDRTFARQKQFVADASHELKTPLTVISSYAGMLKRWGSDDVNVRNEAIEAIAKEAERLQNLTKSMLMLAEAEQEDWLNLQTFDVVQLVDELAGMLHATFQRPIRVHTVATGVKMTGDKDKIRQLLVILLDNALKYSKEPIDVTISSVRHTVRVLVTDKGMGIPENDIPFLFERFYRVDGARRRTTGGVGLGLSIAKRIVDMHEGQIDVFSKPGKGTTITLQFPDITRS comes from the coding sequence ATGACTCTTCGCAAGCGGTTTACTTTATTTACAATTTTTTGGCTTATTTTTATTCTGATTTTGTTTAATATTTTCGTTTATTTGTTTGTCATCAAAATTACGACGCGCAGCGAACAGCAGCTGATGGCGAACAAAATGAACTTAATTTTGGAGAACACGAAAATTCAATCGGCCGGCCAGCTGGCCGATCCCGGGCTGCTCCGGGAATTTTATAATGTGAACGAGTTAATCCGCATCGTGACGCCAAGCGGCAAGACCGTCAACGTTCAAGGCTCGGACAACGAGCTGCTTTCCATTCCCGCCACCTTTCAGCCGATCCACCAATCCGGGCAAATGAGGGTTTCGGGCAAACGGGTCCTGTATACGAAGTTTCCGCTTTATGTCGGAACGGAAATTATCGGGATGCTGGAGATCGACCGCAAGCTGAATTCGCTCGACAGCTATCTGCAGGTGCTGGTCGTGGCGCTTGCCGTTACGAGCAGCGGAGCGATTCTGTTTGCGATCTTCGGCACGTACTGGTTCACATCGCGTCTGACTGCGCCGATCCAGCATATGGTGCAGACAATGCGGGAGATCGACCGCAGCGGCAAGCTGCGCAAAATCGAGATGGGAGACAAGGAGGAATCGGCAGAGCTGCTGCAGCTGATCCGGGCGTTTAACCAGATGATCGACCGTCTCGACCGCACCTTTGCGCGCCAGAAGCAGTTCGTCGCCGATGCCTCGCATGAATTGAAGACACCGTTGACGGTCATCAGCAGCTATGCGGGCATGTTGAAGCGGTGGGGCAGTGACGACGTTAACGTGCGCAACGAAGCGATCGAGGCGATCGCGAAGGAAGCGGAGCGGCTGCAAAATTTGACCAAGTCGATGCTTATGCTGGCGGAAGCGGAGCAGGAGGATTGGCTGAACCTGCAAACGTTCGATGTCGTGCAGCTCGTGGACGAGCTGGCGGGAATGCTGCATGCCACGTTTCAGCGGCCAATCCGGGTTCACACCGTCGCAACCGGCGTGAAGATGACCGGAGACAAGGACAAAATCCGCCAGCTGCTCGTCATTTTGCTGGACAATGCGCTTAAATACAGCAAAGAGCCGATCGATGTGACGATCAGCTCCGTCCGGCATACGGTGCGTGTTCTGGTGACGGACAAAGGGATGGGCATCCCCGAAAATGATATCCCGTTCTTGTTTGAACGGTTTTACCGGGTGGATGGCGCGCGCAGAAGAACGACCGGCGGCGTCGGGCTCGGACTGTCGATCGCCAAGCGGATCGTCGATATGCACGAAGGCCAGATCGACGTGTTCAGCAAGCCCGGCAAAGGAACGACCATCACGCTGCAGTTTCCCGACATTACCCGTTCGTAA
- a CDS encoding C40 family peptidase: MRSMRWIRKVVGVSLCAAIGFSSFAFGTSDKAEAATPKAEKILKTGKQYLGVKYRLGAPSGVTYAFDCSSFIQYIYKKNGISLPRTTRQQVTKGKKVSRGYLSKGDLVFFTGRSGRSIGHVGVYAGANRILHTYGKTGVTISSLGTSYWKNHYATARRVIL, encoded by the coding sequence ATGCGCAGCATGAGATGGATTCGTAAAGTCGTCGGCGTCAGCCTCTGCGCCGCCATCGGGTTTTCCTCGTTTGCTTTCGGCACTTCCGACAAGGCAGAAGCCGCCACTCCGAAAGCGGAAAAAATCCTCAAAACGGGCAAACAATATTTGGGCGTCAAATACCGCCTCGGCGCTCCGAGCGGCGTTACATACGCATTCGATTGTTCCTCGTTCATTCAATATATTTATAAGAAAAACGGAATTTCCCTTCCGCGGACGACACGGCAGCAAGTCACAAAGGGCAAAAAAGTTTCGCGCGGTTATTTGAGCAAAGGCGATCTTGTTTTCTTCACCGGCAGGTCGGGCAGGAGCATCGGCCATGTGGGCGTTTATGCAGGCGCTAACCGGATCTTGCATACATACGGCAAAACCGGAGTCACCATATCCAGCTTGGGTACATCTTATTGGAAAAATCATTACGCAACGGCACGCCGCGTCATCCTTTAG
- a CDS encoding serine/threonine protein kinase → MNHDNREWSRKQRLLDIGTLVGGRYRISCLIGQGGMGRVYAAEDLRLQGKLRALKTHAVNLSDRSGCAEEAELLMRLSHPHLPHLLDYFPPDEDGMEIMVMDYIDGVTLEQRFRASGGAVPLKEALSIALQLCGALTYLHRQHPPIVHRDLKPSNIMIDSRGNVRLIDFGIARTYKDGSLRDTALLGTPGFAAPEQAGEGQSDERTDVYGLGALLVYLLSGGRHYRAEDGDLCLPGIPQPLNDVLETMVAGRKELRYRTMEEAERELRKWYDPATEAERRPRKWYDSGTVADRGQSAKRILPGHIAAEGAITAPTAAVASISPGAGATFIAITLAHMLADKRIPCAAVEAPVCEPEWYALLSGDRHSPPGGHPSEADSRYAGWKNGGVTWKTLLPHARQTDSRDDDLKFRLLAAGLREAAAVVDYSSRWLGGSGRDGLLASDLLVVVADPNPARWTIERMRVMRDLVREREQAGRQTVWIANKDAAFPQREQWLRLLPSAPAAVVPHLPTGEWNRQLWSGGWLNDAPKLYAPVGRALGRVTGLIVDMVRKQQTETPNLR, encoded by the coding sequence ATGAATCACGATAATCGCGAGTGGTCCCGGAAACAGCGGCTGCTCGATATTGGAACGCTCGTAGGAGGACGTTACCGCATCAGCTGCCTGATCGGACAGGGCGGAATGGGCCGTGTATATGCCGCCGAGGATTTGCGGCTGCAAGGAAAATTAAGGGCGTTAAAGACGCATGCCGTTAACCTTTCCGACAGGAGCGGCTGCGCGGAGGAAGCGGAGCTGCTGATGCGGCTCAGCCATCCGCATCTGCCGCACCTGCTCGATTATTTTCCGCCTGATGAAGACGGGATGGAAATTATGGTAATGGATTACATCGACGGCGTCACGCTGGAGCAGCGGTTTCGCGCATCGGGAGGCGCAGTGCCCCTCAAGGAAGCGCTGTCGATTGCGCTGCAGCTGTGCGGAGCGCTTACGTACCTGCACCGGCAGCATCCGCCGATTGTGCACCGGGACCTGAAGCCGTCTAACATTATGATTGATTCACGTGGAAACGTCCGTTTGATCGATTTTGGAATTGCGCGCACTTACAAGGACGGCTCGCTTCGAGATACGGCTCTGCTCGGCACGCCCGGTTTCGCCGCGCCGGAGCAGGCGGGGGAAGGGCAGAGCGACGAGCGGACGGATGTGTACGGACTGGGCGCGCTGCTCGTTTATTTGCTGAGCGGCGGACGGCATTACCGGGCGGAGGACGGGGACCTCTGCCTTCCGGGCATCCCGCAGCCACTGAACGATGTGCTGGAAACGATGGTAGCCGGCCGCAAGGAGCTGCGGTACAGGACGATGGAGGAAGCGGAGCGGGAGCTGCGGAAGTGGTACGATCCCGCGACCGAAGCGGAGCGCAGACCGCGGAAGTGGTACGATTCCGGGACAGTAGCGGACCGCGGGCAATCTGCCAAACGGATCCTGCCCGGCCATATCGCTGCCGAAGGCGCAATTACTGCGCCGACCGCAGCCGTCGCCTCGATCTCCCCCGGCGCGGGGGCCACATTCATTGCGATCACGCTCGCTCATATGCTGGCGGATAAACGAATTCCTTGCGCCGCGGTTGAAGCCCCCGTCTGCGAGCCGGAGTGGTACGCGCTGCTAAGCGGAGATAGGCATTCCCCTCCGGGCGGGCACCCGTCTGAGGCGGACAGCCGTTATGCCGGCTGGAAAAACGGAGGCGTTACGTGGAAAACGCTGCTGCCGCACGCAAGGCAAACGGATAGCCGGGATGACGATTTGAAATTTCGTCTGCTAGCGGCAGGGTTGCGGGAAGCGGCGGCGGTCGTCGATTATTCGTCGCGCTGGCTCGGCGGCAGCGGAAGAGACGGGCTGCTTGCGTCCGATCTGCTCGTTGTCGTTGCCGATCCGAACCCCGCAAGATGGACGATTGAGCGGATGCGCGTCATGCGCGACCTTGTCCGCGAGAGGGAGCAGGCGGGACGGCAAACGGTATGGATCGCGAACAAAGACGCCGCATTTCCCCAGCGGGAACAGTGGCTGCGGCTGCTGCCGTCCGCGCCGGCGGCCGTCGTGCCTCATCTGCCGACCGGAGAATGGAACCGGCAGCTCTGGAGCGGCGGCTGGCTGAATGATGCGCCCAAGCTGTATGCGCCGGTAGGCCGGGCGCTGGGACGGGTGACCGGACTGATCGTCGATATGGTGCGCAAACAACAAACGGAAACGCCCAATTTGCGATGA
- a CDS encoding MBL fold metallo-hydrolase: MAILTFRGTGDSMGVPRVYCPCAVCEEARAVGGNRRLRSLLQIDGLDGTEEENTILIDCGPDWGRQMEAAGLRQTKRILITHAHFDHIGGLVEWADACRWTESRGQAYAPSEVIAEVLGRFPWLKGQIDFHELDAPRMFGDWEVSSWRVHHGKNGYAYAFRFEHKTTGRAFAYCSDSIGLTAEQKRPFEDLDLFILGTSFYHEPYPYETRSVYDVTEAMELLNELRPGRMILTHLSHDIDLRKDYELPQQMQFARTGMKVEI, translated from the coding sequence GTGGCTATATTAACGTTTCGGGGAACCGGAGACTCTATGGGAGTGCCCCGTGTATACTGCCCCTGCGCCGTTTGCGAGGAGGCGCGGGCCGTCGGCGGCAACCGCAGGCTGCGCTCGCTGCTGCAGATTGACGGTTTGGATGGAACCGAGGAAGAAAACACGATTCTCATTGACTGCGGCCCCGACTGGGGAAGACAGATGGAGGCGGCGGGACTGCGGCAAACGAAGCGGATCCTGATCACGCATGCTCATTTCGATCATATCGGCGGGCTTGTCGAGTGGGCGGACGCCTGCCGCTGGACCGAATCGAGAGGACAGGCATATGCGCCTTCCGAGGTTATTGCCGAAGTGTTGGGACGCTTTCCATGGTTGAAGGGACAGATCGATTTCCATGAACTGGACGCCCCGCGTATGTTCGGCGACTGGGAGGTCTCCTCGTGGAGAGTTCATCATGGGAAAAACGGCTATGCCTACGCCTTCCGTTTTGAACATAAAACGACGGGGCGAGCCTTTGCTTACTGCTCGGATTCGATCGGCTTGACAGCGGAGCAGAAGCGCCCTTTCGAAGACCTTGATTTGTTCATATTGGGCACCAGCTTTTATCACGAACCGTATCCGTACGAAACGCGGTCGGTATATGACGTAACGGAAGCGATGGAGCTGCTGAACGAACTTCGTCCGGGCCGAATGATACTGACTCATCTGTCTCATGACATTGATTTGCGCAAAGACTACGAACTTCCGCAACAAATGCAGTTTGCGCGCACGGGGATGAAGGTGGAGATTTAA
- a CDS encoding response regulator transcription factor produces MNERVLVIEDEESIARVLQLELEHEGYTVGHATDGRTGFTMATSNEWDLVLLDVMLPELNGIEVLRRLRQAGNPIPVILITARDTVPDKVSGFEHGANDYVTKPFAMEELLARVRNLLRIFQQNPKESEGSDLIKIGDLTIELRTRKVYRKELAIDLTPREFELLVFLAENKNEEKSREDILSQVWGYDFMGETNLVDVYIRYLRQKLDKGFRHKLIHTVRGVGYMMKEPDA; encoded by the coding sequence ATGAATGAACGCGTATTGGTCATTGAAGACGAAGAAAGCATCGCACGTGTATTGCAGCTTGAGCTCGAGCATGAAGGGTATACGGTCGGACATGCGACCGATGGCCGTACGGGCTTTACGATGGCCACTTCCAACGAATGGGATCTGGTGCTGCTGGATGTGATGCTGCCGGAGCTTAACGGCATCGAGGTGCTGAGGCGGCTGCGCCAGGCCGGCAATCCGATTCCCGTTATTTTGATTACTGCCCGCGACACGGTGCCGGACAAAGTGAGCGGCTTTGAGCACGGCGCCAACGACTATGTGACGAAGCCGTTTGCAATGGAGGAGCTGCTCGCCAGGGTACGGAATCTGCTGCGCATTTTTCAGCAAAATCCGAAGGAATCGGAAGGCTCCGACCTGATCAAGATCGGCGATTTGACGATCGAGCTGCGCACCCGCAAAGTGTACCGCAAAGAGCTGGCCATCGATTTGACGCCGCGGGAATTCGAGCTGCTCGTTTTTTTGGCGGAGAACAAGAACGAGGAAAAATCCCGTGAAGATATTTTGTCGCAAGTATGGGGCTACGACTTCATGGGCGAAACAAATTTGGTCGATGTTTATATCCGGTACTTGCGTCAGAAGCTGGACAAAGGGTTCCGCCATAAACTGATTCATACGGTACGGGGCGTCGGTTATATGATGAAGGAGCCGGACGCATGA
- a CDS encoding ABC-F family ATP-binding cassette domain-containing protein produces the protein MSLLTVEHLSHTFGDRVLFKDVSFRLLPGEHVGLVGANGTGKSTLMNILTGNLLKDEGRVEWTPKVQYGYLDQHTKLTPGKTIRDVLKEAFLPLLKLEQELGEVTAAMGDADPDKLEELLVRMGEIQEELEIGDFYLLDVKVDEMANGLGLNAIGLERDVAALSGGQRTKVLLAKLLLEKPTVLLLDEPTNYLDDEHISWLAGYLRNYPHAFILISHDTSFMNQIVDVIYHLEFAKLNRYTGNYEKFLEMAEINKTQHIDAYEKQQDYIRKQEDFIQRNKARASTSGRAKSREKQLDRIERIDRPEEAAKPTFNFKEGRTSGKTVFEASGLLIGYNRPLLPKMDMLIERGDKIAIVGCNGVGKSTLLKTILGVIEPLGGTVYHGDYLLPAYFQQEVKAQQMTPLDDVWNEFSHMNQHEVRAALARCGLKNEHITRNLNQLSGGEQAKVRLCKLMLRESNWIAFDEPTNHLDVVAKEELKRAMKAFKGTVVLVSHEPDFYEDWVTKVWDVETWSMNA, from the coding sequence ATGAGTTTGCTTACAGTTGAACATTTATCCCATACATTCGGTGACCGTGTATTATTTAAGGACGTTTCGTTCCGTCTGCTGCCTGGCGAGCATGTCGGGCTCGTCGGTGCCAACGGCACCGGCAAATCGACGCTGATGAATATTTTGACGGGCAATCTGCTCAAAGACGAGGGCAGGGTGGAATGGACGCCCAAGGTTCAGTACGGCTATCTGGACCAGCATACGAAGCTGACACCTGGCAAAACGATCCGCGATGTGCTGAAGGAAGCCTTCCTGCCGCTGCTTAAGCTGGAGCAGGAGCTCGGCGAAGTAACCGCAGCGATGGGCGATGCCGATCCCGACAAGCTGGAGGAGCTGCTTGTACGGATGGGCGAAATCCAGGAGGAGCTGGAAATCGGCGATTTCTACCTGCTGGACGTGAAGGTCGATGAAATGGCTAACGGTCTCGGCTTGAACGCGATCGGACTGGAACGCGACGTCGCCGCGCTCAGCGGCGGGCAGCGCACGAAAGTGCTGCTGGCAAAGCTGCTGCTGGAAAAACCGACCGTACTGCTTCTGGACGAACCGACGAACTATTTGGACGATGAGCATATTTCGTGGCTTGCCGGTTATTTGCGCAATTACCCGCATGCCTTTATTTTGATTTCCCATGACACCTCCTTTATGAACCAGATCGTCGATGTTATTTATCATCTCGAATTTGCAAAGCTTAATCGTTATACCGGCAACTACGAGAAGTTTCTGGAGATGGCGGAAATCAATAAAACTCAGCATATCGATGCGTATGAGAAGCAGCAGGATTATATCCGCAAGCAGGAAGATTTCATCCAGCGCAACAAGGCGCGCGCATCCACTTCCGGCCGGGCGAAGAGCCGGGAGAAGCAGCTTGACAGGATCGAACGGATCGACCGTCCGGAAGAAGCCGCCAAGCCGACGTTCAACTTCAAGGAGGGCCGGACGAGCGGCAAGACGGTGTTCGAGGCCAGCGGGCTGCTCATCGGCTACAACCGGCCGCTCCTGCCGAAGATGGACATGCTGATCGAACGCGGAGACAAAATCGCCATCGTCGGCTGCAACGGCGTCGGCAAATCGACGCTGCTGAAGACGATTCTCGGCGTGATCGAACCGCTCGGGGGTACGGTTTACCACGGCGACTATTTGCTGCCGGCTTATTTCCAGCAGGAAGTTAAGGCGCAGCAAATGACGCCGCTGGACGACGTGTGGAACGAATTTTCGCATATGAACCAGCATGAAGTTCGCGCCGCGCTGGCTCGCTGCGGCTTGAAAAACGAGCATATTACCCGCAACCTGAATCAGCTCAGCGGCGGCGAGCAGGCCAAAGTGCGGCTGTGCAAGCTGATGCTGCGCGAAAGCAATTGGATTGCGTTTGACGAGCCGACCAACCACTTGGATGTTGTGGCCAAAGAAGAACTGAAGCGCGCAATGAAGGCGTTCAAGGGCACGGTTGTGCTCGTTTCCCACGAACCCGATTTTTACGAGGATTGGGTGACCAAGGTGTGGGACGTGGAGACGTGGTCGATGAACGCTTAA